Proteins from a single region of Candidatus Hydrogenedentota bacterium:
- a CDS encoding NADH-quinone oxidoreductase subunit A: MNILVGSLCFMYIEFASVLVFLALGFVFVVGSLLFGWLVRLSRPTPDKRRIYECGEPTIGSAWIRYNSRFYTVALVYLLFDVEVVVLVPAALVLREFAGAGMAFAALIGVLVFLGVLALGLAYEWANGNLDWIGETWKAESGEQARG; this comes from the coding sequence GTGAACATTCTGGTTGGGTCGTTGTGTTTCATGTATATTGAATTTGCATCGGTGTTGGTCTTTTTGGCCCTAGGCTTCGTCTTTGTCGTCGGGAGTCTCCTCTTTGGATGGCTGGTTCGCTTGAGCCGCCCGACGCCCGACAAGCGCCGCATCTACGAGTGCGGCGAACCCACCATCGGCTCGGCGTGGATTCGCTACAACAGCCGTTTTTACACGGTGGCGCTCGTCTACCTCCTGTTTGATGTGGAAGTCGTTGTGCTGGTTCCCGCCGCGCTGGTTCTGCGTGAATTCGCGGGCGCGGGCATGGCCTTTGCCGCGTTGATAGGGGTGCTCGTGTTCCTGGGCGTGCTCGCACTTGGCTTGGCCTACGAATGGGCCAACGGCAACTTGGACTGGATCGGCGAGACGTGGAAGGCGGAATCCGGAGAGCAGGCCCGTGGCTGA
- the nuoL gene encoding NADH-quinone oxidoreductase subunit L has protein sequence MDHTMLKCGLAIFALPLVSFVVLGLFNKRLPRRGDFIATSVMGLALGLSLYVFWRAWSDPRPVFVNLSFAWLPMEVNKAVLGGILIDRLTAVMLVVVTLVSFLVHLFSTKYMEGDVRYGRYFAGLLLFTVSMLGLVLANNLLYLYMFWELVGLTSYILIGHWFEKKSASDAAIKAFITTRLGDVGMFIGIMVCYLQVGSLQYGDLFAAVEQGGLSGAWRTIAGLGLFFGAMGKSAQFPLHVWLPDAMEGPTPVSALIHAATMVAAGVYLTGRLLPVFDPPTLLFIAYIGGFTALFAATIALVQDDIKKVLAYSTVSQLGYMILALGVGGYVSGLFHLTTHAFFKAGLFLGAGAVIHAMHHEQSMSKYGGLRRKMPITTVCYLLATLALAGFPGFSGFWSKDAILADVLAFAMLNGHWFLVVAGFSTVFLTAFYMFRQFFLTFTGKPRDHHAYDHAHESPLPMLIPLIVLGTLAVVGGGMGGWFGAMNPAKSGVEQVRGLREAGFTTSLMDSVVQQSHDAETPHAASSEAHGDPLGDAHAGEHSPEAEARHKAHYMAMGLSTCLALAGILLGAAFYLQRKDGKTLLDPGRVAQRCSLAHRILWNKYYLDEAYMACFVMTTRALAVISATFDRLIIDGIVNLAGWCGWAWSYLTEIFDRIVVDGWFVNGSAQTTAYMGRQVNQSQTGYVRQYLMLTVLGLLIISSVCAYAFYGYWQP, from the coding sequence ATGGACCACACGATGCTGAAATGCGGCCTGGCGATCTTCGCGCTCCCGCTGGTTTCGTTCGTCGTGCTGGGCCTGTTCAACAAGCGCCTGCCCCGGCGCGGCGATTTCATCGCCACGAGCGTCATGGGGCTGGCGCTCGGATTGTCGCTGTACGTCTTCTGGCGCGCGTGGAGCGATCCGCGCCCGGTCTTCGTGAACCTTTCGTTCGCGTGGCTGCCGATGGAAGTCAACAAGGCCGTGCTCGGCGGCATCCTGATTGACCGGCTTACCGCCGTCATGCTCGTCGTTGTCACGCTGGTCAGTTTTCTCGTGCATCTGTTCTCGACGAAATACATGGAAGGCGACGTCCGATACGGGCGTTACTTCGCCGGCCTATTGCTCTTCACCGTGTCCATGCTCGGACTCGTCCTTGCGAACAACCTGCTGTATCTGTATATGTTCTGGGAACTTGTTGGATTGACGTCCTACATACTCATCGGCCACTGGTTCGAGAAGAAGTCCGCGTCCGACGCCGCCATCAAGGCCTTCATCACGACGCGCCTGGGCGACGTGGGCATGTTCATCGGTATCATGGTGTGCTACCTGCAGGTGGGATCGCTGCAATACGGCGATCTGTTCGCGGCGGTCGAGCAGGGCGGCCTGTCGGGCGCATGGCGGACGATTGCCGGCCTCGGCCTGTTCTTCGGCGCGATGGGCAAGAGCGCGCAATTCCCGCTGCATGTCTGGCTGCCCGACGCGATGGAAGGCCCAACGCCCGTCAGCGCGCTGATCCATGCCGCTACGATGGTGGCCGCGGGCGTGTACCTGACCGGCCGCTTGTTGCCGGTGTTCGATCCGCCCACGCTGCTGTTTATCGCGTATATAGGCGGATTCACGGCGTTGTTTGCCGCGACGATTGCGCTCGTGCAGGACGACATCAAGAAAGTCCTCGCCTACTCGACAGTCAGTCAACTCGGCTATATGATCCTTGCGCTCGGCGTCGGCGGTTATGTGTCGGGATTGTTCCATCTCACGACGCACGCCTTCTTCAAGGCCGGCCTGTTTCTCGGCGCGGGCGCGGTCATCCACGCGATGCACCACGAACAGTCCATGAGCAAATACGGCGGCCTGCGCAGAAAAATGCCCATCACGACGGTTTGCTATCTCCTCGCGACGCTGGCGCTGGCGGGATTCCCCGGCTTTTCCGGATTCTGGAGCAAGGACGCGATTCTCGCCGACGTGCTCGCTTTTGCCATGCTCAACGGCCATTGGTTCCTCGTCGTGGCGGGATTTTCCACGGTGTTCCTGACGGCCTTCTACATGTTCCGCCAGTTCTTCCTGACCTTTACCGGCAAGCCGCGAGACCATCACGCCTACGACCACGCGCACGAATCGCCGCTGCCCATGCTCATCCCGCTGATCGTGCTTGGAACGCTCGCGGTCGTGGGCGGCGGGATGGGCGGATGGTTCGGCGCGATGAATCCGGCGAAATCCGGCGTCGAGCAGGTGCGCGGCTTACGCGAAGCCGGTTTCACAACGTCGCTCATGGACAGCGTTGTCCAGCAGTCGCATGACGCGGAAACGCCGCACGCCGCTTCGAGCGAAGCGCATGGCGATCCGCTCGGCGATGCGCATGCCGGCGAACACAGTCCGGAAGCCGAGGCCCGCCACAAGGCGCATTACATGGCCATGGGCCTTTCGACCTGCCTTGCGCTGGCCGGAATTCTCCTGGGCGCCGCATTCTACCTGCAACGCAAAGACGGCAAGACGCTGCTCGATCCCGGTCGCGTGGCGCAACGTTGCAGCCTTGCGCACCGGATTCTCTGGAACAAGTATTATCTCGACGAGGCGTATATGGCGTGTTTCGTCATGACCACGCGCGCGCTGGCCGTAATCTCCGCCACTTTCGACCGCCTCATCATTGACGGCATTGTCAATCTGGCCGGCTGGTGCGGCTGGGCGTGGTCCTACCTCACCGAAATCTTCGACCGAATCGTGGTGGACGGCTGGTTTGTCAACGGCTCCGCGCAAACCACAGCCTACATGGGCCGCCAAGTCAATCAATCCCAAACAGGCTACGTGCGGCAATATCTCATGTTGACCGTGCTCGGCCTGTTGATCATATCGAGTGTGTGTGCGTATGCGTTCTACGGATACTGGCAGCCATGA
- a CDS encoding NADH-quinone oxidoreductase subunit C: MDIQSIHALLRERFDRLVGELRTPERGDAFIVVAAEGLADVCRFLRDHDATRFDFLRLISTVDRGAQLSSVYHLYSYQHSHSLVLRVDVDRETPRVPSVSSVWASAEWHEREAFDMMGIVYENHPELTRILLPDDWEGYPLRKDYQAPTEYHGLTNA, encoded by the coding sequence GTGGATATTCAGTCCATTCACGCGCTGCTGCGCGAACGATTCGATCGCCTCGTCGGCGAACTTCGGACGCCGGAACGCGGCGACGCCTTCATCGTTGTGGCCGCGGAAGGTCTCGCGGACGTGTGCCGTTTTCTGCGGGACCACGACGCGACGCGGTTCGATTTTCTCCGCCTGATTTCCACGGTGGACCGGGGCGCCCAATTGTCGTCGGTCTATCATCTTTATTCGTACCAGCATTCCCATTCGCTTGTGTTGCGCGTGGATGTGGACCGCGAGACGCCCCGCGTGCCGTCCGTGTCTTCGGTATGGGCGTCCGCCGAATGGCATGAACGCGAGGCATTCGACATGATGGGAATTGTTTATGAAAACCATCCCGAATTGACACGCATTCTGCTGCCGGACGACTGGGAAGGATACCCGTTGCGCAAGGATTACCAGGCGCCGACGGAATATCATGGGTTGACCAACGCATAG
- a CDS encoding NADH-quinone oxidoreductase subunit J, with translation MNTDTAIQTVAIWQGPNIAFWMITLLVLGSGAVAALSRSIVVAAFSLFFTLLGMAGYYVLLGSSFLAVTQVIIYVGGILVLLMFGILLTARPMQRDPKDTHWLYLLAGTLSAALFVVLAHLIWTVPWRAGPIQNPPVGDVRPIGHALLTTYLLPFEVAGMTLLLCLVGAAYLVRRRER, from the coding sequence ATGAACACGGACACGGCCATCCAAACCGTCGCGATCTGGCAGGGCCCGAACATCGCGTTCTGGATGATCACCCTGCTGGTGCTGGGGTCCGGCGCGGTCGCCGCGCTGAGCCGAAGCATCGTCGTGGCCGCATTTTCGTTGTTTTTCACGCTGCTCGGCATGGCCGGGTATTACGTCCTGCTCGGCTCCAGTTTCCTCGCGGTCACGCAGGTCATCATTTACGTCGGCGGCATTCTTGTGTTGCTCATGTTCGGCATATTGCTCACCGCGCGTCCGATGCAGCGCGACCCGAAAGACACCCACTGGCTCTATCTGCTGGCCGGCACGCTCAGCGCGGCGCTCTTTGTCGTGCTGGCGCATCTAATCTGGACCGTGCCATGGCGTGCCGGGCCGATTCAGAACCCGCCTGTCGGCGACGTGCGGCCCATCGGCCATGCGCTGCTGACAACCTACCTGCTGCCTTTTGAGGTCGCGGGTATGACGCTGCTCCTATGCCTTGTTGGAGCGGCCTACCTCGTCAGGAGGCGCGAGCGATGA
- a CDS encoding 4Fe-4S binding protein: MKTAEKKNPVAQYFADIWAGIYTTYAGMKITIEYFFGKKVTMRYPEEKPVIPPGHRGVHVYDESKCTGCRACARACPVDCIGIDLLGRGRDVMLLQFDIDYARCLFCNLCAEACPFNALALSEKYNLACGSRGDCLRHFARPKSQEEMDEFKALLARKEAERKEAQAKKEAERKAREEAERKAREEAERNAQEQPEQ, from the coding sequence ATGAAGACGGCGGAAAAGAAAAATCCCGTGGCGCAATACTTCGCCGATATCTGGGCGGGGATATACACCACGTATGCCGGGATGAAGATCACCATCGAATACTTCTTTGGCAAGAAAGTCACGATGCGCTATCCGGAGGAAAAGCCGGTCATTCCGCCGGGCCACCGGGGCGTGCATGTGTACGACGAGTCGAAATGCACCGGTTGCCGCGCATGCGCGCGCGCGTGCCCTGTGGACTGCATCGGCATCGATCTGCTGGGCCGGGGCCGCGACGTGATGCTGCTGCAATTCGACATTGACTACGCGCGCTGCCTTTTCTGCAATTTGTGCGCGGAGGCGTGCCCGTTCAACGCGCTGGCCCTTTCGGAAAAATACAACCTTGCGTGCGGTTCGCGCGGGGATTGCCTGCGGCATTTTGCCCGTCCCAAATCGCAAGAGGAAATGGACGAATTCAAGGCGCTTCTCGCGCGCAAGGAAGCCGAACGCAAGGAGGCGCAGGCCAAAAAGGAAGCGGAACGAAAAGCAAGGGAAGAAGCCGAACGCAAGGCGCGCGAAGAGGCGGAACGAAACGCGCAGGAGCAACCGGAACAATGA
- a CDS encoding NADH-quinone oxidoreductase subunit D, with the protein MTHETTREYADSLRTEELLINMGPQHPSTHGVLRLIVQTDGEMVRRTWPQIGFLHRCFEKIAESLDYAKVIPYTDRMDYLGSMNNPLPFCLAVEKLGGFAVPDRASYLRVIMAELNRIASHLLAFGTYALDLGAFTPFLYGFREREMILSIFEKISGGRLLYHYPRIGGVARDMTPEIAADIRAFLVQMRKVWPEYNTLLSKNQIFVKRTANVGVIPREQAIAYGLTGPCLRGSGVAFDLRKAHPYCGYEHFSFDVPVGEGAMGTTGDCWDRYWVRMVEMMESCKIVEQALDGLPEGPFFEKVGRSFDLPEGEAYVPCENPRGELGFYVVADGSSKALRVKSRAPSFCNLCITDAVCRDVLLADVVAIIGSIDIVLGEVDR; encoded by the coding sequence ATGACCCACGAAACCACGAGAGAATACGCCGACTCGCTGAGGACGGAAGAACTGCTCATCAACATGGGCCCGCAGCATCCCTCCACGCACGGCGTGTTGCGGCTCATTGTGCAAACCGACGGCGAGATGGTCCGGCGGACGTGGCCGCAAATCGGCTTCCTGCACCGCTGCTTTGAAAAAATCGCCGAATCGCTCGATTATGCGAAGGTCATCCCGTACACGGACCGCATGGATTATCTCGGTTCGATGAACAATCCGCTGCCGTTCTGTCTTGCCGTGGAAAAACTCGGCGGCTTTGCGGTGCCGGATCGCGCATCGTATCTGCGTGTGATCATGGCGGAATTGAACCGTATCGCGTCGCATTTGCTGGCGTTCGGCACGTATGCGCTCGACCTCGGCGCGTTCACGCCCTTCCTGTACGGATTTCGCGAACGCGAAATGATCCTTTCCATCTTTGAAAAGATCAGCGGCGGACGCCTGCTCTACCATTACCCCCGCATCGGCGGCGTCGCGCGCGACATGACGCCGGAAATCGCCGCCGACATTCGCGCCTTCCTCGTGCAGATGCGCAAGGTATGGCCGGAATACAACACCCTGCTCAGCAAGAATCAGATCTTCGTCAAGCGCACGGCCAATGTGGGCGTGATTCCGCGCGAACAGGCCATCGCCTACGGCTTGACCGGGCCGTGCCTGCGCGGCAGCGGGGTCGCGTTCGACTTGCGGAAGGCGCATCCCTACTGCGGCTACGAACATTTCTCGTTCGACGTGCCGGTGGGCGAAGGCGCCATGGGAACGACCGGCGACTGCTGGGACCGTTACTGGGTCCGCATGGTCGAGATGATGGAAAGCTGCAAGATTGTCGAACAGGCGCTCGACGGCCTGCCCGAAGGGCCGTTTTTCGAGAAAGTGGGCCGTTCGTTCGATCTGCCCGAAGGCGAGGCGTACGTTCCGTGCGAAAATCCGCGCGGCGAATTGGGATTTTACGTGGTCGCCGACGGTTCATCGAAGGCGTTGCGCGTCAAGTCGCGCGCGCCGTCGTTCTGCAACCTGTGCATAACCGACGCGGTTTGCCGCGACGTGTTGTTGGCGGACGTGGTCGCGATTATCGGCTCGATCGATATCGTGTTGGGTGAAGTGGACCGATGA
- a CDS encoding GxxExxY protein, producing MNATCVKKGDMEITGITEMDSKTDTLTREIIGAIIAVHSKLGPGFLESIYRNALRIELQRRGLRVETEKSVSIFYEGEEVGLHRLDMLVEGTVIVELKTVEALGKSHYAQVRSYLKATGCRTAILVNFADEKADFRRIESE from the coding sequence ATGAACGCGACGTGTGTAAAAAAAGGAGATATGGAGATAACGGGGATTACGGAGATGGACTCGAAGACCGATACTCTCACCAGGGAGATTATTGGCGCGATCATCGCCGTCCATTCGAAATTAGGCCCGGGTTTTCTGGAAAGCATCTACCGGAATGCGCTCCGGATCGAACTACAAAGACGTGGGTTGCGTGTAGAAACGGAAAAGTCCGTTTCGATCTTCTATGAAGGCGAGGAAGTGGGCTTGCATAGACTCGATATGCTTGTCGAAGGCACAGTCATTGTGGAACTTAAAACGGTAGAGGCTCTTGGAAAATCACATTACGCACAAGTCCGCTCATACCTGAAAGCAACAGGTTGCCGGACTGCAATATTGGTGAATTTCGCGGACGAAAAGGCGGACTTTCGGAGGATAGAATCGGAATGA
- a CDS encoding NADH-quinone oxidoreductase subunit H, with amino-acid sequence MAIMALVWTYGERRIAGFIQVRLGPNRVGPLGILQPLADAIKLLAKEDIMPSAANWSLFTAAPILVFLGAMLPFAVLPFSERIVLTNMQLGLYFVLAFQAIEVIGILMAGWGPGSKWSLYGGMRLAAQMLSYEIPMGLCVLVVIFLAGSLNLGEIVAWQSQGPWILGWAIFRSPAAFVAFFMFYIAGLAGTKRAPFDLPEAESELVAGYHTEYSGLRFAFFFMSEYAAMYVVCALAAILFLGGWHGPIPRPALPENAAFFNTWLDAIHAQAGGGLSVAASLEVFAATLAGTAFSRLGLTIAAYEIVGVINMFLKAFGLYFVMIWVRWTLPRIRIDQVMYLCLKVLLPIGLVCATWAAIQVVVFP; translated from the coding sequence ATGGCGATCATGGCGTTGGTGTGGACCTACGGCGAACGGCGCATCGCCGGATTCATCCAGGTGCGGCTTGGTCCGAACCGCGTGGGGCCGTTGGGCATTCTGCAGCCACTCGCCGACGCCATCAAACTACTCGCCAAAGAGGACATCATGCCGTCGGCGGCGAACTGGAGTCTGTTTACGGCCGCGCCGATCCTGGTGTTCCTCGGCGCGATGCTTCCCTTCGCGGTGCTTCCGTTCAGCGAACGCATCGTGCTGACCAACATGCAGCTGGGGCTCTATTTCGTGCTGGCTTTCCAGGCCATCGAAGTCATCGGCATCCTGATGGCCGGCTGGGGACCGGGCAGCAAGTGGTCGCTCTACGGCGGCATGCGCCTCGCCGCGCAGATGCTGTCCTACGAAATTCCGATGGGCCTGTGCGTGCTCGTCGTCATCTTCCTGGCCGGTTCATTGAATCTCGGCGAAATCGTCGCGTGGCAATCGCAAGGGCCGTGGATACTCGGCTGGGCGATTTTCCGTTCGCCCGCGGCGTTCGTGGCCTTTTTCATGTTCTACATCGCGGGGCTGGCCGGAACGAAACGGGCGCCTTTCGACCTGCCCGAGGCGGAAAGCGAACTGGTGGCGGGCTACCATACCGAATACTCCGGTCTGCGTTTCGCCTTTTTCTTCATGTCCGAGTACGCGGCAATGTACGTTGTGTGCGCGCTGGCGGCGATCCTGTTCCTAGGCGGCTGGCACGGACCGATTCCACGCCCGGCCTTGCCGGAAAACGCGGCGTTTTTCAACACGTGGCTGGATGCGATTCATGCGCAAGCCGGCGGCGGGTTGTCGGTGGCGGCGTCCCTCGAAGTGTTTGCCGCCACGCTGGCCGGCACGGCTTTCAGCAGACTCGGGCTGACGATTGCCGCGTACGAGATCGTCGGCGTAATCAACATGTTTCTCAAGGCCTTCGGCCTGTATTTCGTGATGATTTGGGTGCGCTGGACCTTGCCGCGCATCCGCATTGACCAGGTCATGTACTTGTGCTTGAAGGTGTTGCTGCCTATCGGTCTTGTCTGCGCGACGTGGGCGGCGATCCAGGTGGTGGTGTTTCCATGA
- the nuoB gene encoding NADH-quinone oxidoreductase subunit NuoB, translated as MKQTKSEGMSVLVAPLDAAINWSRANALWPLTFGLACCAIEMMAVGAAKYDLDRFGAGAFRPTPRQADLMIVAGTVTHKMAPRVKRLFDQMPEPKYVMAMGACTIGGGPYSVHGYHVVKGIDRFLPVDVYVPGCPPRPEALIDALLWLQQKIAQERPLIKRYSKETA; from the coding sequence TTGAAACAAACGAAATCGGAAGGAATGTCGGTGCTGGTGGCGCCGCTCGACGCGGCGATCAACTGGTCGCGTGCGAATGCGCTGTGGCCGCTGACGTTCGGGCTGGCCTGCTGCGCCATCGAGATGATGGCCGTCGGCGCAGCAAAATACGACCTCGACCGTTTCGGCGCGGGGGCGTTTCGTCCAACTCCGCGACAGGCCGACCTGATGATCGTGGCCGGCACGGTCACGCACAAGATGGCCCCGCGCGTGAAGCGCCTGTTCGATCAGATGCCGGAGCCCAAGTATGTGATGGCGATGGGCGCCTGCACGATAGGCGGCGGCCCCTATTCGGTGCACGGTTATCATGTGGTCAAGGGCATAGACCGGTTCCTGCCGGTGGACGTGTATGTGCCGGGGTGTCCGCCGCGGCCCGAGGCGCTGATTGACGCGCTGCTCTGGCTGCAACAGAAAATCGCGCAGGAGCGCCCGTTGATCAAACGTTACAGCAAGGAGACCGCATAG
- the nuoK gene encoding NADH-quinone oxidoreductase subunit NuoK, producing MNTTLLTSAGFSSTQPVGLLWYLTAAAILFALGLTACMARRNAIGILIGLELILNAAILNFMAFWRFGQSATNDTSMAGPMMGIFIIVLAACEAAVALAILLNLYFNFGSVEVDKANRMRL from the coding sequence ATGAATACAACCCTGCTGACCTCCGCCGGATTTTCCTCGACACAGCCGGTCGGACTGCTTTGGTATCTGACTGCGGCGGCGATCCTTTTCGCGCTCGGCCTGACGGCCTGCATGGCGCGCCGGAACGCCATCGGCATCCTGATCGGTCTCGAACTGATCCTGAACGCGGCGATCCTCAATTTCATGGCGTTCTGGCGATTCGGGCAATCCGCCACAAACGACACTTCAATGGCCGGACCGATGATGGGCATCTTCATCATCGTCTTGGCGGCCTGCGAGGCCGCCGTGGCGCTGGCCATTCTTCTGAACCTGTATTTCAACTTCGGATCCGTCGAAGTGGACAAAGCCAACCGGATGAGGCTCTAA
- a CDS encoding carboxypeptidase regulatory-like domain-containing protein: protein MLKIGSLAGMVAVLWAATALSEPSDLATGISPPSRPARPFARGGPRNAYIEWRANPEYDLRGYHVYRQEVVDAETATPVGDPVRVNGNSPVSRTEFVDTGIEKDRLYCYVIEAVGAGDAVSERSEPSMPPVHGQRLRVYFPDIYANQGGIYRFKSPSDGSPRIAIPIATQCAYDISTYGIQVAVHLPRNLIDSADSIAVYPSGLMGGFLFARNASVLDNEIIELRIIAAGLSSLPLYGAGTLFYVVITPSEALLAGETACGPLLFIRDQPLLQGVRLYDGALKPITLDLDDGLLCGDGLCAAHGDANLDGRITEDDAEYILQIAAGGVPEPDPCTRQVADINLDNSVDQADAVLLLRRLHVRDLWPDPISKTSESAWDSFAAPEKSEGEQPLVRIGNVEAETGSEIAVPVYIENAPQAAGCSFDVTFPAGALGLSLQSVELGEELAEAGFKLAWTGSGTVSDRNKGFVHVAIAGGGAIASKEPVTAAYINFMTPKSGGEGMSVPLRASDAALTDPYGFTPRYDAPNAPSSANGSIQVKGLVNGSMAILVVDSATSAPIGNAQVFASPGPAFPVTQNNAGVYIFASLDPGEHEFTAQAPGYVTLKQRGLVPSGDVGTMTMALVKGSGPGGGCAGGGVMATIPPSGMRGGAADTAILLLLALALASRRLFTGNPRPKRQIR, encoded by the coding sequence ATGTTGAAGATTGGATCGTTGGCAGGCATGGTTGCGGTGTTGTGGGCCGCGACAGCCCTGTCCGAACCGTCCGATCTGGCCACCGGAATATCGCCGCCATCGCGTCCGGCCCGTCCGTTTGCGCGGGGCGGTCCGCGCAACGCTTATATTGAATGGCGGGCCAATCCCGAATACGATCTCAGGGGCTACCATGTCTACCGGCAGGAGGTCGTGGACGCGGAAACCGCGACGCCGGTGGGCGATCCGGTCCGGGTCAACGGGAACAGCCCCGTTTCCAGGACCGAGTTCGTGGACACGGGAATCGAAAAGGATCGCCTTTACTGTTATGTCATCGAGGCCGTCGGCGCGGGCGACGCCGTCAGCGAACGTTCCGAACCCAGCATGCCGCCCGTACACGGCCAACGGCTGCGGGTCTATTTCCCCGATATCTACGCGAATCAGGGGGGCATTTACCGGTTCAAGTCGCCCTCCGACGGATCGCCCCGAATCGCGATTCCCATTGCGACCCAGTGCGCCTACGACATTTCAACCTATGGCATTCAGGTGGCCGTCCATTTGCCACGCAATCTGATCGACAGCGCCGACAGTATTGCCGTGTATCCAAGCGGCCTTATGGGAGGATTTCTCTTTGCGCGAAATGCTTCTGTTTTGGACAATGAAATTATTGAACTTCGGATCATTGCCGCCGGATTGTCCAGTTTGCCGCTGTACGGTGCGGGAACCTTGTTTTACGTTGTGATTACCCCTTCCGAAGCGCTCCTTGCGGGAGAAACCGCCTGCGGCCCGCTGTTGTTCATTAGGGATCAGCCTTTGTTACAAGGCGTGCGATTGTATGATGGCGCGCTCAAACCCATCACGCTCGATCTGGACGATGGCCTGCTGTGCGGCGACGGGCTTTGCGCGGCGCACGGCGACGCAAATTTGGACGGCAGGATTACGGAAGACGACGCGGAATATATCCTCCAAATCGCTGCGGGCGGCGTGCCGGAGCCGGACCCGTGTACACGGCAGGTCGCCGATATCAACCTCGATAATTCCGTGGATCAGGCGGATGCCGTGCTGCTGTTGCGGCGATTGCACGTGCGCGATTTATGGCCGGATCCCATATCCAAGACCAGCGAGTCCGCATGGGATTCGTTCGCCGCGCCGGAAAAAAGCGAAGGCGAGCAACCGCTGGTCCGCATCGGAAACGTCGAAGCCGAGACGGGATCGGAAATCGCCGTGCCCGTGTACATCGAGAACGCGCCGCAGGCCGCCGGGTGCTCGTTTGACGTTACGTTTCCCGCCGGCGCCCTCGGACTGTCGCTGCAATCGGTAGAGCTGGGCGAAGAACTTGCGGAAGCCGGATTCAAACTGGCATGGACCGGTTCCGGAACGGTTTCCGATCGCAACAAGGGGTTCGTGCACGTGGCCATCGCGGGCGGCGGGGCGATCGCCTCGAAGGAACCCGTCACGGCGGCCTACATCAACTTCATGACGCCCAAATCCGGCGGCGAAGGCATGTCCGTGCCGCTTCGCGCCAGCGACGCCGCCCTGACCGATCCCTACGGTTTTACGCCGCGTTACGACGCGCCCAACGCGCCGTCTAGCGCCAATGGATCGATTCAGGTCAAGGGCCTTGTTAATGGATCCATGGCCATACTGGTCGTGGACAGCGCGACTTCCGCGCCGATCGGCAACGCGCAGGTATTCGCGTCGCCCGGCCCCGCTTTTCCGGTCACACAAAACAACGCGGGCGTCTACATTTTCGCCTCGCTGGATCCCGGCGAACACGAGTTTACCGCCCAGGCGCCGGGCTATGTCACCTTGAAGCAAAGGGGACTTGTTCCCAGCGGTGACGTGGGCACGATGACCATGGCGCTTGTCAAGGGTTCGGGTCCGGGAGGCGGCTGCGCCGGCGGCGGCGTCATGGCAACGATTCCGCCATCCGGCATGCGCGGCGGCGCCGCAGATACCGCGATCCTTCTGCTGCTGGCGCTGGCGCTGGCTTCCCGCCGCCTTTTCACGGGGAACCCACGGCCGAAACGCCAGATCCGCTGA
- a CDS encoding nitrous oxide-stimulated promoter family protein — MLPKNGDSKRLRRERRTIVEMIALYCRDCHAPANGLCNDCRELIAYANERLDRCMFRDDKPPCRECPVHCYRESMRHRVTEVMRYSGPRMLRRHPYLAIMHLIDGRRKSAKIHE; from the coding sequence ATGCTCCCAAAGAACGGCGACTCGAAACGGTTGCGCCGCGAACGGCGGACCATCGTCGAGATGATTGCGCTGTACTGCCGCGATTGCCATGCGCCGGCGAACGGCCTTTGCAACGACTGCCGCGAGTTGATTGCGTACGCGAACGAACGCCTCGACCGGTGCATGTTCCGCGACGACAAGCCGCCCTGCCGGGAATGCCCGGTTCACTGTTACCGCGAATCCATGCGCCATCGCGTCACGGAGGTAATGCGGTATTCCGGTCCGCGCATGCTTCGCCGCCATCCCTATCTCGCCATCATGCACCTCATTGACGGACGCAGGAAATCCGCGAAAATCCACGAATGA